From Flavobacterium arcticum, the proteins below share one genomic window:
- a CDS encoding FAD-dependent oxidoreductase, translated as MFDVLIIGGGVSGVSCALILGSAHAKPYAEGKKTGILTHQKASALQDAVFNNAYGIPQGKLGKEIMDESLAHLTEAYPHVTQIEKEKVMKVEGEAGNFTITTNKATYTTKAIVVAVGSAPTFGIEGLTQYIEPHGKALPEKNRIQLKNNDHLVTEGIYVTGTLAGWRSQLAIASGSGAAVATDIMTLWNNGVPAQYHDSTRNK; from the coding sequence ATGTTTGATGTACTTATAATAGGCGGTGGCGTATCTGGGGTATCTTGTGCCCTAATATTAGGCTCTGCTCATGCAAAACCATATGCCGAAGGCAAAAAAACAGGGATACTTACCCACCAAAAAGCATCGGCTTTACAAGATGCTGTTTTTAATAACGCTTATGGTATACCGCAAGGAAAATTAGGTAAAGAAATAATGGACGAAAGCTTAGCACACCTAACAGAAGCTTACCCACATGTAACCCAAATTGAGAAAGAAAAAGTAATGAAAGTAGAAGGCGAAGCCGGAAACTTTACCATTACTACCAACAAAGCTACCTATACTACAAAAGCAATAGTAGTTGCCGTAGGCTCTGCGCCTACTTTTGGTATCGAAGGGCTAACGCAATATATAGAACCACATGGTAAAGCTTTACCAGAAAAGAATAGAATACAACTGAAGAATAACGACCACCTTGTTACCGAAGGTATTTATGTAACAGGTACACTTGCTGGTTGGCGTAGTCAGCTTGCCATAGCCTCGGGTAGTGGTGCAGCAGTAGCTACAGATATTATGACACTCTGGAACAACGGAGTGCCAGCACAATATCATGATAGTACAAGAAATAAATAG
- a CDS encoding MarC family protein, with product MAFDWKEIFTVSMVLFAVIDIMGSIPIIVDLRSKVGHIQSEKASIVAMVIMIAFLFVGEEILKLIGIDTSSFAVAGSFVLFFLALEMILGIRLYKDDDPNTASIVPIAFPLIAGAGTMTTILSLKAEFATINIIIAIIVNVIVVYTVLKSSARIEKALGANGLGVIRKVFGVILLAIAVKLFAANVKQLFI from the coding sequence ATGGCATTCGACTGGAAAGAAATTTTTACAGTAAGTATGGTATTGTTCGCCGTTATAGATATAATGGGAAGTATACCTATAATAGTAGATTTGCGCTCTAAGGTAGGGCACATACAATCGGAAAAAGCATCTATAGTAGCTATGGTTATTATGATTGCATTCTTATTTGTAGGGGAAGAGATATTAAAGCTAATAGGTATAGATACTAGCTCGTTTGCAGTAGCAGGTTCTTTTGTACTGTTTTTCTTAGCATTAGAGATGATTTTAGGCATACGCCTGTATAAAGACGACGACCCCAACACGGCATCTATAGTACCCATTGCATTTCCGCTTATTGCTGGCGCAGGTACCATGACAACAATATTATCGCTTAAAGCAGAGTTTGCCACAATAAATATAATAATCGCTATTATTGTGAATGTAATAGTAGTCTACACTGTATTAAAATCATCGGCAAGAATAGAGAAAGCGCTGGGCGCAAATGGACTAGGCGTAATTAGAAAAGTATTTGGCGTTATACTCCTTGCTATAGCTGTTAAATTATTTGCGGCTAATGTTAAACAATTATTTATATAA
- a CDS encoding DUF3109 family protein has translation MFQLGKTIVSEDILEKDFVCNLSACHGACCVDGDAGAPLNEEETKILEEIYPKVKPFLRKEGIAAIEAQGIWKKGTDGDLETPLIDDKDCAYVIFDGKTALCGIEQAYNQGLISWKKPVSCHLYPIRVKDFTEFAAVNYDRWDICSDACTLGKELEVPVYKFVKEALIRRFGEDWYMELEKVATELKDETLGRK, from the coding sequence ATGTTTCAACTGGGAAAAACAATAGTGTCTGAGGACATACTGGAAAAAGATTTTGTGTGCAACCTTTCGGCATGCCATGGGGCTTGCTGTGTAGATGGCGATGCTGGTGCACCATTAAATGAAGAAGAAACCAAGATATTAGAGGAGATATACCCTAAGGTAAAACCTTTTTTAAGAAAAGAGGGTATTGCTGCCATTGAGGCACAAGGGATATGGAAAAAAGGCACAGATGGTGACTTAGAAACACCACTTATTGATGATAAAGATTGTGCTTACGTAATATTTGATGGTAAAACCGCACTATGTGGTATAGAGCAAGCCTATAATCAGGGTTTAATAAGTTGGAAAAAACCTGTTTCCTGTCATTTATACCCTATACGTGTAAAAGATTTTACAGAGTTTGCTGCGGTTAATTATGACCGTTGGGATATATGTAGTGATGCTTGTACGCTAGGTAAAGAGCTAGAAGTGCCAGTATATAAATTTGTGAAAGAAGCGCTTATTCGTCGCTTTGGCGAAGACTGGTATATGGAACTCGAAAAGGTGGCGACTGAACTTAAAGATGAGACTTTAGGGAGAAAATAA
- a CDS encoding class I SAM-dependent methyltransferase: MINNSEQPEFWEKNFIDKQEMWGFDPSKSAVLIKDFFLEKSIKNILIPGIGYGRNAQIFKDNGIKVTGIEISKTAIEMATKHYGADIQIHHGSVTDMPYDKYRYDGIFCYALIHLLSSRERKKLIKDCYDQLAENGYMIFTTISKEASTYGKGSVVSKDRFEMFGVLKCFFMTESL; the protein is encoded by the coding sequence ATGATAAATAACTCTGAACAACCCGAGTTTTGGGAGAAAAATTTTATTGATAAACAAGAGATGTGGGGGTTTGACCCATCCAAATCTGCAGTGTTGATAAAAGATTTTTTTCTTGAAAAATCAATTAAAAATATTCTTATCCCCGGAATTGGTTATGGGCGAAATGCGCAAATTTTTAAAGATAACGGAATAAAGGTTACAGGTATAGAAATATCAAAGACCGCTATTGAGATGGCGACAAAACATTATGGTGCAGATATACAAATTCATCATGGTTCTGTAACGGATATGCCATATGATAAATATCGTTATGATGGGATATTTTGCTATGCATTGATTCATTTACTTAGTAGTAGAGAAAGGAAAAAACTTATTAAGGATTGTTATGATCAGCTTGCCGAAAACGGCTATATGATATTCACAACTATATCAAAAGAAGCTTCTACTTATGGCAAGGGTAGTGTTGTTAGTAAAGATCGTTTTGAGATGTTTGGGGTGTTAAAATGTTTTTTTATGACAGAGAGTCTATAA